One Aegilops tauschii subsp. strangulata cultivar AL8/78 chromosome 7, Aet v6.0, whole genome shotgun sequence genomic window carries:
- the LOC109737475 gene encoding G-type lectin S-receptor-like serine/threonine-protein kinase SD2-5, whose translation MYPPKILILLFVLLSTFSSSRLAMNKSFALGIEIGTIWRNNPSLLHNDYPEDEFSLRIILPKDATFFTTNSSSDLDSLSFACGFFCAGPVATCDDYIFSIFVVNTYSSSDAVSFNAPKVVWSANRDRPVKENANVQLTELGDLVLYDSDGAHVWSTNTEDMSVAGMNLTSAGNLVLLNQSNMQLWRSFDHPTDTLVTGQILPEGQKLIAMTSVANWSSGNFDLTVLPDGMYAFAGTDTRLAYYRSPTGGTVTTNRSAYVALKNGSLEVFTNFRDTEAPDYQIQLPRDNYGLGFVRLDFDGHLRLYLWTNNSWVSSDVFDIADPCAYPLACGEYGICSDGQCSCPDAAIGQSGLFDVIDPREVNHGCLPIGSLSCDSARKPTLLSLPNITRFNGVYNWTTSEERCKLSCLNDCSCKASFFQQYDTSTGFCFLASDIFSMISVNSPSYSSNFSSLAFVKVNGATRNFVLSQGKLTVALAVGSSTFIALVVVAVLVVLRRNRAEPLEDDDIIDQLPGLPARFSFMELKSATEDFSKVIGKGGSGSVFEGQICDKQVAVKRLDGINQGKREFLAEVQTIGSINHIYLVRLIGFCAEKSHRLLVYEYMPNGSLDRWIFQRHQEAPLDWKTRLRIITDVARGLAYLHSDCRETIVHLDIKPQNILLDEQFTAKVSDFGLAKLIDREQGSVMTRLRGTPGYLAPEWLTSVINEKVDVYSFGIVIMEIICGRSNLDYSQPEESRHLISMLQDKAKTDQLLDLIDPRSTDMQCHLDEVSRMMNLAMWCLQVDSRRRPSMTEVVKILDGAMDVETELDLDLVNLELMVANRAVRGNIAATLQIDSVLSGPR comes from the coding sequence ATGTATCCTCCAAAGATCTTGATCCTCCTTTTTGTTCTCCTTTCGACTTTTTCTTCTTCCAGACTTGCGATGAACAAATCCTTTGCTTTGGGTATTGAGATTGGCACCATATGGCGAAATAATCCCTCCCTTCTACACAACGATTATCCAGAAGACGAATTCTCCCTGCGCATCATCCTCCCTAAGGATGCCACGTTTTTTACTACAAACTCGAGCTCAGATCTTGACAGCCTTTCATTTGCCTGCGGATTCTTCTGTGCAGGGCCTGTAGCTACCTGTGATGACTACATCTTTTCCATCTTTGTTGTCAATACCTACAGCTCCAGTGATGCTGTGTCCTTTAACGCGCCCAAGGTGGTCTGGTCTGCCAACCGTGACCGCCCAGTCAAAGAGAATGCTAATGTTCAACTTACTGAACTTGGGGACTTGGTGCTCTATGATTCTGATGGAGCACATGTTTGGTCTACCAATACTGAAGACATGTCAGTTGCTGGCATGAATCTTACGAGTGCAGGCAATCTGGTGCTGTTAAATCAGTCAAATATGCAACTCTGGAGGTCCTTCGATCACCCAACTGATACACTTGTCACCGGGCAGATTCTACCAGAAGGGCAGAAGCTCATTGCAATGACCTCAGTGGCAAACTGGTCAAGTGGAAATTTTGATCTCACCGTCCTCCCTGATGGTATGTATGCATTTGCAGGAACTGATACTCGTCTAGCCTACTATCGGAGCCCCACCGGTGGAACTGTGACGACAAACAGGTCAGCATACGTTGCACTCAAGAATGGCAGTCTGGAGGTGTTCACTAATTTTCGGGATACAGAGGCACCAGATTACCAGATCCAGCTGCCCAGGGATAACTATGGGCTGGGCTTTGTGAGGCTAGATTTTGATGGGCACCTTAGGCTATATCTTTGGACAAACAATAGCTGGGTGAGTTCAGATGTTTTTGACATAGCTGATCCTTGTGCTTATCCTCTAGCTTGTGGCGAATATGGTATTTGTTCGGATGGACAGTGCAGTTGTCCCGATGCTGCCATTGGGCAATCAGGATTGTTTGATGTAATTGATCCAAGGGAGGTTAATCATGGCTGCTTGCCAATAGGTTCACTATCCTGTGATTCGGCACGGAAGCCTACACTTCTTTCCCTTCCCAACATCACGCGCTTCAACGGTGTCTACAATTGGACAACAAGTGAAGAGCGATGCAAATTATCATGCTTGAATGATTGTTCGTGTAAGGCTTCATTCTTCCAGCAGTATGACACCTCCACTGGTTTCTGTTTTCTTGCATCTGACATATTCTCCATGATAAGTGTAAATTCCCCAAGTTACTCAAGCAATTTTAGTTCTCTGGCATTTGTTAAAGTTAACGGAGCTACCCGGAACTTTGTGCTATCTCAAGGAAAATTAACCGTTGCATTGGCCGTTGGTTCTTCAACTTTTATTGCTTTAGTTGTTGTTGCAGTGCTTGTAGTTTTACGAAGAAATAGGGCAGAACCATTAGAAGATGATGACATTATCGATCAGTTACCAGGGCTACCTGCAAGATTTTCTTTTATGGAGTTGAAGTCAGCAACTGAAGATTTCTCAAAAGTGATTGGGAAAGGAGGATCTGGTTCTGTTTTTGAAGGACAGATTTGTGATAAGCAGGTTGCTGTGAAAAGATTGGATGGCATTAATCAAGGAAAAAGGGAATTTTTAGCAGAGGTTCAGACTATTGGAAGCATCAACCACATATATTTGGTGAGGCTAATTGGATTTTGTGCTGAAAAGTCGCATAGGCTTCTTGTCTATGAATACATGCCAAATGGATCTTTGGATAGGTGGATTTTCCAAAGGCACCAAGAAGCACCACTTGATTGGAAAACCAGATTGAGGATCATCACTGATGTAGCAAGGGGACTGGCTTATCTTCACAGTGACTGTCGGGAAACAATCGTTCATCTAGACATCAAGCCACAAAATATCCTTTTGGATGAGCAATTCACTGCCAAGGTATCTGACTTCGGGCTTGCCAAGCTAATTGATCGTGAACAGGGAAGTGTCATGACTAGATTGAGAGGCACACCAGGTTACCTGGCTCCTGAGTGGTTGACATCTGTGATCAACGAGAAGGTTGATGTGTATAGCTTTGGCATTGTTATCATGGAAATTATTTGCGGTAGAAGTAATTTGGATTACTCACAGCCTGAAGAAAGCCGTCATCTCATCAGCATGCTGCAGGACAAGGCCAAAACTGACCAGCTGTTGGACCTTATCGATCCACGCTCCACTGATATGCAATGTCATTTGGATGAAGTGTCGCGCATGATGAATCTGGCAATGTGGTGCCTGCAGGTTGATAGCCGTCGACGGCCTTCCATGACCGAAGTTGTGAAAATCCTGGATGGTGCAATGGATGTTGAAACCGAACTTGATTTGGACCTGGTAAATCTGGAACTAATGGTGGCAAATAGAGCGGTTCGTGGGAACATTGCCGCAACTCTGCAGATAGACTCCGTCCTTTCAGGGCCACGGTAA